The genomic DNA GGATGGAACATGAGAAGCACATACAATTACATGCTGTCAAATACTGCTCTGATTATTGGTATCATCGCAGTGATATTCGGATTCCTATTCTTATTCTACATTGATGCATTGCCATTTTTAGTAAGTATTCAATTCTATATTGTAGGATTTATAATGATTATATTTGGAATTACAGGATTTCTATCAAGAGTTAACAACATATCCAACTTCACATCAATACTTGTATTCCTTATGGGTATTGTAGCTATAGCACTTGCCATATTTGCACAAAGCCAACCGATTTTTATTACAATGGTTCTTGGTGCTGTTTTAATTTTCGAAGGTCTTGGATTATATGTATCAGATTAAAAGGCTTGGTTAAAGAAAAAAAGAACATAAAATACCCTAAAAACCGTCACCTTGAACAACCTCGCC from Methanobrevibacter sp. includes the following:
- a CDS encoding DUF308 domain-containing protein, which codes for MDGNKTLGLISIIIGLIFIVFPIFSSDLISVIVGLSLLFFGISAVFFGWNMRSTYNYMLSNTALIIGIIAVIFGFLFLFYIDALPFLVSIQFYIVGFIMIIFGITGFLSRVNNISNFTSILVFLMGIVAIALAIFAQSQPIFITMVLGAVLIFEGLGLYVSD